A DNA window from Halichondria panicea chromosome 16, odHalPani1.1, whole genome shotgun sequence contains the following coding sequences:
- the LOC135349861 gene encoding large ribosomal subunit protein eL21-like encodes MVNTKGYRRGTRYLFRKAFKKNGVEHLSTYMKVYKVGDIVDIKGNGAFQKGMPYKFYHGKTGRVYNVTKRAVGVIVNKPLRNKTLRKRINVRIEHVHHSSCRDDFLRRVKENEDKKKAALAKGETAVCKRLPLAPRLGHFVKMNGKEAELVEPIPYEFVA; translated from the exons ATGGTGAACACGAAAGGTTATCGCCGTGGTACTCGATACCTCTTCAGAAAAGCCTTCAAGAAGAATG GAGTGGAACACTTGTCGACGTACATGAAAGTGTACAAAGTTGGTGACATCGTAGACATCAAG GGTAATGGTGCTTTTCAAAAAGGAATGCCGTACAAGTTCTACCATGGGAAAACTGGTAGAGTGTACAATGTCACCAAACGAGCAGTTGGTGTGATAGTCAACAAACCCCTCAG AAATAAAACTCTGAGAAAGAGGATCAATGTCCGGATTGAGCATGTACATCACTCTAGCTGCCGTGATGACTTCCTCCGACGAGTGAAAGAGAACGAGGACAAGAAGAAAGCTGCACTGGCCAAGGGGGAGACTGCTGTGTGCAAAAGACTGCCCTTGGCCCCACGCCTGGGTCACTTTGTTAAGATGAATGGAAAGGAGGCTGAACTAGTTGAACCAATCCCATATGAGTTTGTTGCATAA
- the LOC135349857 gene encoding coiled-coil domain-containing protein 22 homolog isoform X2: MEEVDNIIITTLKEIGCNLDEEVTGLQGFSADHVVEACVRCLRLINSEFKSSTHLPEAMSSRYRMCTSLANTIQALGYPGEIGYQTFLYSSIKEWRKLLMFLLEKLPRENAQTSDEPTGTRVMLGRVIAAELSLRLQSPWTPALCKKESTAWSGNSSWLEGTRSVHAYHGMDVQAPTGTADLTVKLPKDLKQYYNRHMPYMSAQLRIRKDVLSSLLEKNANEVAAQQEWEAEWNQLGLSSRLSEEEYRARKKQKLQKKLADQLRTSLQQGRTTASAGLGLGSDLQTILNSFADKGSEYQGTGSRFQHAEKLQFALEDDGPQVEEATEEELQQRREEELTGLQDQLADLTSKLELLDLNMKKYKASMGQMGELQTQGATKNKEEEEAYKVKKKTFDLLPNADENITKLKELIQKSADRLALLSSKWEEIRGPLMNKYRTLKADSENKESESTKLLEEIRFMRERMKELADETRLKDDLYKQLVAEYERMAKDVSRTSYTRRIMEIVANIQRQKEDIGKVLQDMRMVQKEINSLTGRLERVFTVTDEQVYKGARKDEARRAAYKLLANIRDGCELVVEAIKDTGQIKREQRDLEEQSPIIFSQEACVEGRHYPC, translated from the exons ATGGAGGAAGTGGACAACATTATCATTACCACTCTGAAGGAGATTGGTTG TAACCTGGATGAGGAGGTGACTGGTCTGCAAGGCTTCTCTGCTGACCATGTCGTTGAGGCATGTGTTCGATGTCTGCGACTCATCAACTCAGAATTCAAGAGCTCTACTCATTTGCCTGAGGCCATGTCGTCACGATACAGAATGTGCACCAGCCTTGCCAACACCATCCAG GCTCTTGGCTATCCTGGCGAGATTGGATACCAGACCTTCCTCTATTCCAGCATCAAGGAGTGGCGAAAACTGCTCATGTTTCTGCTGGAGAAACTCCCTCGTGAGAATGCCCAAACCTCCGATGAGCCCACTGGCACTAGAGTCATGCTGGGACGTGTCATAGCAGCTGAGCTATCTCTACGACTACAGTCTCCATGGACACCAGCATTGTGCAAGAAGGAGAGCACTGCATGGAGTGGAAACAGCTCTTGGCTTGAG GGAACTAGAAGTGTCCATGCTTACCATGGAATGGATGTCCAGGCTCCTACTGGAACTGCTGACCTAACTGTTAAACTTCCCAAAG ATTTGAAGCAGTACTACAATCGACACATGCCCTACATGTCTGCCCAACTGAGAATTAGGAAAGATGTTCTGTCTTCTCTCTTGGAAAAGAACGCCAACGAGGTGGCTGCTCAGCAAGAGTGGGAGGCTGAGTGGAACCAGCTAGGCCTCTCTTCAAGGCTCTCAGAGGAGGAGTACAGGGCAAGAAAGAAACAGAAGCTGCAAAAGAAACTTGCCGACCAGCTCCGTACTAGCCTGCAACAAGGGAGGACGACAGCGTCTGCTGGTCTTGGACTGGGGTCAGACCTGCAAACCATCCTCAACTCTTTTGCGG ACAAGGGGTCAGAGTACCAAGGCACTGGCAGTCGATTCCAGCATGCCGAGAAACTTCAGTTTGCTTTGGAAGATGACGGCCCTCAAGTGGAGGAGGCCACGGAGGAA GAGCTTCAGCAGCGTCGTGAGGAGGAGCTGACTGGGCTACAGGATCAGTTGGCCGACCTTACCTCCAAGCTGGAGCTGTTGGACCTCAACATGAAGAAATACAAGGCCAGTATGGGACAGATGGGTGAGCTGCAAACGCAGGGAGCCACCAAAAACAAAGAGGAAGAGGAGGCTTACAAGGTGAAAAAGAAGACGTTTGACCTCCTCCCGAATGCTGATGAGAACATTACCAAACTGAAG GAGCTAATCCAGAAGAGTGCTGACCGTCTAGCCCTCCTCTCTAGCAAGTGGGAGGAGATTAGGGGCCCGCTCATGAACAAGTATCGAACCCTCAAGGCAGACTCTGAGAACAAAGAGAGTGAATCCACAAAACTGCTCGAGGAGATCCGTTTCATGCGAGAGAGAATGAAAGAACTTGCCGATGAAACACGACTCAAGGATGACCTCTACAAGCAATTG GTGGCAGAGTATGAACGTATGGCTAAAGATGTGAGCCGTACCTCATACACACGTCGCATTATGGAGATAGTGGCAAACATTCAGCGCCAGAAGGAAGACATTGGCAAGGTGCTGCAGGACATGAGGATGGTACAGAAAGAGATCAACTCTCTTACTGGACGCTTGGAGCGAGTCTTTACCGTCACAGATGAGCAGGTCTACAAGGGTGCACGTAAAGACGAAGCCAGGAGGGCTGCTTACAAGTTACTGGCCAACATTAGAGAT GGCTGTGAGTTGGTGGTTGAGGCCATCAAAGACACTGGACAAATCAAGAGAGAGCAAAGAGACCTGGAAGAACAG TCGCCCATCATCTTTTCTCAAGAGGCATGTGTAGAAGGCAGACATTATCCCTGCTAG
- the LOC135349860 gene encoding D-aminoacyl-tRNA deacylase-like yields the protein MRLQVVNAMKVVVQRVTGAKVTVDGREVSCINQGLCVLLGIARDDSQKEAEWMAKKVLNLRLFDNPADGKPWDKSASDLGLEILCVSQFTLCHVLKGNKPDFHNAMHSDLSNPMYQDFLKLLGSLYKPEAIKGGEFGANMQVHIQNDGPVTLQFETPNIPKPKERKPQKTSKKECAKAPEGAIASDSVTAAAAELSIQDS from the exons ATGAGACTGCAGGTAGTGAACGCCATGAAGGTTGTTGTACAAAGAGTCACTGGAGCCAAGGTCACTG TTGATGGTCGCGAGGTGAGCTGTATCAACCAGGGTTTGTGTGTGCTCCTAGGGATAGCACGAGATGACTCACAAAAAGAGGCAGAATGGAT GGCAAAGAAGGTATTGAATTTGAGATTATTTGACAATCCTGCGGACGGCAAGCCATGGGACAAGAGTGCGTCTGATTTGGGCTTGGAAATCTTGTGTGTGAGCCAG TTCACCCTGTGCCATGTTCTCAAAGGCAACAAGCCTGATTTCCATAATGCAATGCACTCCGATCTCTCTAATCCAATGTACCAAGACTTCCTCAAGTTACTAGGATCCCTCTACAAGCCAGAGGCTATTAAAG GGGGTGAATTCGGTGCCAACATGCAGGTTCATATTCAGAATGATGGACCGGTTACCTTACAATTTGAGACTCCCAACATTCCTAAACCAAAGGAG AGGAAGCCCCAGAAAACTAGCAAAAAGGAGTGTGCGAAAGCCCCAGAGGGAGCAATCGCCTCAGACAGTGTAACTGCTGCAGCTGCTGAACTTAGCATACAAGATAGCTAA
- the LOC135349857 gene encoding coiled-coil domain-containing protein 22 homolog isoform X1: MEEVDNIIITTLKEIGCNLDEEVTGLQGFSADHVVEACVRCLRLINSEFKSSTHLPEAMSSRYRMCTSLANTIQALGYPGEIGYQTFLYSSIKEWRKLLMFLLEKLPRENAQTSDEPTGTRVMLGRVIAAELSLRLQSPWTPALCKKESTAWSGNSSWLEGTRSVHAYHGMDVQAPTGTADLTVKLPKDLKQYYNRHMPYMSAQLRIRKDVLSSLLEKNANEVAAQQEWEAEWNQLGLSSRLSEEEYRARKKQKLQKKLADQLRTSLQQGRTTASAGLGLGSDLQTILNSFADKGSEYQGTGSRFQHAEKLQFALEDDGPQVEEATEEELQQRREEELTGLQDQLADLTSKLELLDLNMKKYKASMGQMGELQTQGATKNKEEEEAYKVKKKTFDLLPNADENITKLKELIQKSADRLALLSSKWEEIRGPLMNKYRTLKADSENKESESTKLLEEIRFMRERMKELADETRLKDDLYKQLVAEYERMAKDVSRTSYTRRIMEIVANIQRQKEDIGKVLQDMRMVQKEINSLTGRLERVFTVTDEQVYKGARKDEARRAAYKLLANIRDGCELVVEAIKDTGQIKREQRDLEEQIDTENGKKVKANLDRISADFDEMKKENSQLIAKLKSRSQ, encoded by the exons ATGGAGGAAGTGGACAACATTATCATTACCACTCTGAAGGAGATTGGTTG TAACCTGGATGAGGAGGTGACTGGTCTGCAAGGCTTCTCTGCTGACCATGTCGTTGAGGCATGTGTTCGATGTCTGCGACTCATCAACTCAGAATTCAAGAGCTCTACTCATTTGCCTGAGGCCATGTCGTCACGATACAGAATGTGCACCAGCCTTGCCAACACCATCCAG GCTCTTGGCTATCCTGGCGAGATTGGATACCAGACCTTCCTCTATTCCAGCATCAAGGAGTGGCGAAAACTGCTCATGTTTCTGCTGGAGAAACTCCCTCGTGAGAATGCCCAAACCTCCGATGAGCCCACTGGCACTAGAGTCATGCTGGGACGTGTCATAGCAGCTGAGCTATCTCTACGACTACAGTCTCCATGGACACCAGCATTGTGCAAGAAGGAGAGCACTGCATGGAGTGGAAACAGCTCTTGGCTTGAG GGAACTAGAAGTGTCCATGCTTACCATGGAATGGATGTCCAGGCTCCTACTGGAACTGCTGACCTAACTGTTAAACTTCCCAAAG ATTTGAAGCAGTACTACAATCGACACATGCCCTACATGTCTGCCCAACTGAGAATTAGGAAAGATGTTCTGTCTTCTCTCTTGGAAAAGAACGCCAACGAGGTGGCTGCTCAGCAAGAGTGGGAGGCTGAGTGGAACCAGCTAGGCCTCTCTTCAAGGCTCTCAGAGGAGGAGTACAGGGCAAGAAAGAAACAGAAGCTGCAAAAGAAACTTGCCGACCAGCTCCGTACTAGCCTGCAACAAGGGAGGACGACAGCGTCTGCTGGTCTTGGACTGGGGTCAGACCTGCAAACCATCCTCAACTCTTTTGCGG ACAAGGGGTCAGAGTACCAAGGCACTGGCAGTCGATTCCAGCATGCCGAGAAACTTCAGTTTGCTTTGGAAGATGACGGCCCTCAAGTGGAGGAGGCCACGGAGGAA GAGCTTCAGCAGCGTCGTGAGGAGGAGCTGACTGGGCTACAGGATCAGTTGGCCGACCTTACCTCCAAGCTGGAGCTGTTGGACCTCAACATGAAGAAATACAAGGCCAGTATGGGACAGATGGGTGAGCTGCAAACGCAGGGAGCCACCAAAAACAAAGAGGAAGAGGAGGCTTACAAGGTGAAAAAGAAGACGTTTGACCTCCTCCCGAATGCTGATGAGAACATTACCAAACTGAAG GAGCTAATCCAGAAGAGTGCTGACCGTCTAGCCCTCCTCTCTAGCAAGTGGGAGGAGATTAGGGGCCCGCTCATGAACAAGTATCGAACCCTCAAGGCAGACTCTGAGAACAAAGAGAGTGAATCCACAAAACTGCTCGAGGAGATCCGTTTCATGCGAGAGAGAATGAAAGAACTTGCCGATGAAACACGACTCAAGGATGACCTCTACAAGCAATTG GTGGCAGAGTATGAACGTATGGCTAAAGATGTGAGCCGTACCTCATACACACGTCGCATTATGGAGATAGTGGCAAACATTCAGCGCCAGAAGGAAGACATTGGCAAGGTGCTGCAGGACATGAGGATGGTACAGAAAGAGATCAACTCTCTTACTGGACGCTTGGAGCGAGTCTTTACCGTCACAGATGAGCAGGTCTACAAGGGTGCACGTAAAGACGAAGCCAGGAGGGCTGCTTACAAGTTACTGGCCAACATTAGAGAT GGCTGTGAGTTGGTGGTTGAGGCCATCAAAGACACTGGACAAATCAAGAGAGAGCAAAGAGACCTGGAAGAACAG ATTGACACCGAGAACGGGAAGAAGGTGAAGGCCAACCTGGACCGCATCAGTGCAGACTTTGATGAAATGAAGAAAGAGAACTCACAGCTTATTGCTAAACTGAAGTCTAGATCACAGTAA